From a region of the Helianthus annuus cultivar XRQ/B chromosome 5, HanXRQr2.0-SUNRISE, whole genome shotgun sequence genome:
- the LOC110940547 gene encoding mitogen-activated protein kinase kinase kinase YODA — translation MPSWWGKSSSKTPKKKTTKERIIETIRKFRIPSDKKTTNRSGRGCSDTVSELGSLSRSVSPSKESKLVARCQSFQERPQAQPLPLPVSHPSRVARTESSISVSGKTRQEKGSKPSPFLPLHHTGYTRARPDAADLDGAESVFSECYSDSDDPPDSSQLSPLASDYDTGSRTTAGSPSNMIVKDQLPARKIHSRDVVKPPDHLFDNHISSSPSRMKPFFSAPDSSISSPSRSPLRTFGTEQVINTAFYSTKPLLGSGHCSSPGSGQNSMGGDMAGLFWQPSRGSPSPEYSPLPSPKMTSPGPSSRIHSGAVTPLHPRAIDSRPEDVKQRSHRLPLPPVTISNSLPFSQSNSAATSPSVPRSPGRPDNRWKKGSLLGKGSFGHVYVGFNSESGEMCAMKEVTLFSDDAKSKESAKQLSQEVYLLSRLNHPNIVRYYGSEMVDDKLYIYLEYVSGGSIYKLLQNFGQFGELAIRSYTQQILSGLSYLHAKNTVHRDIKGANILVDPNGRVKLADFGMAKHITGNTCPLSFKGSPYWMAPEIIKNSNGSNLAVDIWSLGCTVIEMATTKPPWNQHEGVAALFKIGNSKELPVIPDHLSDEGKDFVRQCLQRNPLCRPTANQLLDHPFVKNAAPVPDSDPSDPPAFSNGGIGHPRNQQALNSNRLAATNSFRVSRPGFIFSDVQIPRNVSCPVSPIGSPLLHSRMSPSPISSPRSASGTSTPPTNIPFHHVNQSVYLHEISKSTNISYHDPVPDMFRAKRQFGGDAVLADSVSHLLLRDKVNFKPSLDLNPL, via the exons ATGCCTTCATGGTGGGGTAAGTCATCATCAAAAACTCCAAAGAAGAAGACAACCAAGGAGCGTATTATTGAGACAATTCGAAAGTTTAGAATCCCTTCTGATAAAAAAACAACCAACAGATCAGGGAGAGGTTGTAGTGACACAGTTTCAGAGCTCGGGTCTCTATCCAGGTCAGTTTCACCTTCCAAAGAATCCAAACTTGTGGCTAGATGTCAAAGTTTCCAAGAAAGACCACAGGCTCAACCACTCCCGCTTCCAGTTTCTCACCCGTCCCGTGTGGCTCGAACTGAGTCGAGCATCAGTGTATCTGGAAAAACGAGACAAGAAAAGGGGTCCAAACCTTCACCGTTTCTTCCACTCCATCATACCGGATACACACGGGCTAGGCCAGATGCCGCAGATTTGGATGGAGCGGAATCGGTTTTTAGTGAATGTTATAGCGATAGTGATGATCCACCTGACTCTAGTCAGCTTAGCCCGTTGGCATCTGATTATGATACTGGGAGTCGAACAACAGCTGGCAGCCCTTCCAA tATGATTGTTAAGGATCAGTTGCCTGCCAGAAAAATCCACTCGAGAGATGTAGTAAAACCACCAGACCATCTTTTTGATAATCATATATCTTCTTCACCTTCTAGAATGAAACCGTTCTTCAGTGCTCCAGACAGCTCGATATCAAGCCCTTCTAGAAGCCCGTTACGAACATTTGGAACCGAGCAAGTCATAAACACTGCTTTCTACTCCACTAAACCTTTGCTTGGGTCGGGCCACTGCTCAAGCCCTGGGTCAGGTCAGAACTCTATGGGCGGTGACATGGCGGGGCTCTTTTGGCAACCCAGCAGGGGTAGCCCTAGCCCTGAATATTCTCCACTTCCTAGTCCCAAGATGACGAGTCCAGGCCCTAGCTCTAGAATCCATAGTGGTGCAGTCACACCGCTTCATCCAAGAGCTATTGACTCACGGCCGGAAGATGTAAAACAAAGAAGTCACCGGTTACCGCTTCCTCCGGTCACGATTTCTAATTCTTTACCTTTCTCTCAGTCTAATTCAGCAGCTACATCACCTTCTGTACCACGAAGTCCAGGACGACCCGATAATAGATGGAAGAAGGGGAGTCTGTTGGGTAAAGGCTCGTTTGGGCATGTTTATGTCGGTTTCAACAG CGAAAGCGGGGAAATGTGTGCTATGAAGGAAGTAACATTGTTTTCTGATGATGCAAAGTCAAAGGAAAGTGCAAAGCAGTTGAGCCAA GAAGTTTATTTATTGAGCCGGTTAAACCATCCAAATATCGTGCGCTATTATGGGTCTGAAATG GTGGATGACAAACTTTATATATATCTGGAATACGTATCGGGCGGTTCCATTTATAAACTTCTTCAAAATTTTGGACAATTTGGTGAGCTGGCAATCCGAAGTTACACCCAACAAATCTTGTCAGGGCTATCATATCTACATGCTAAGAATACCGTTCATAG GGATATTAAAGGAGCAAATATCCTTGTTGACCCAAATGGCCGAGTCAAGTTGGCAGACTTTGGAATGGCAAAGCAT ATCACAGGGAACACATGTCCATTGTCATTTAAAGGAAGTCCTTACTGGATGGCACCTGAG ATCATCAAGAATAGCAATGGTTCCAACCTTGCCGTCGACATATGGAGTCTTGGGTGTACTGTTATAGAAATGGCAACGACAAAGCCACCTTGGAACCAACATGAAGGG GTTGCTGCCTTGTTCAAGATCGGAAACAGTAAAGAACTCCCGGTTATACCTGATCATCTCTCAGATGAAGGGAAGGATTTTGTAAGACAATGTCTACAGAGAAATCCGCTGTGTCGTCCTACGGCTAATCAGTTGTTGGATCACCCTTTTGTGAAAAATGCGGCTCCTGTGCCAGATTCTGACCCATCTGATCCACCTGCCTTTTCAAATGGG GGAATTGGACATCCAAGAAACCAGCAAGCATTGAATTCAAATAGGCTTGCTGCCACTAATTCATTTAGAGTGTCAAGACCCGGTTTTATTTTCAG CGATGTTCAAATTCCAAGGAATGTATCGTGCCCCGTGTCACCGATCGGAAGCCCGCTTTTACATTCAAGGATGTCCCCATCACCCATATCTAGCCCACGATCCGCTTCAGGCACTTCAACTCCGCCAACCAATATCCCATTTCATCACGTTAACCAGTCGGTATACCTGCACGAGATCTCAAAGTCCACAAACATATCCTATCATGATCCCGTCCCTGATATGTTTCGAGCCAAGAGGCAATTTGGTGGAGACGCGGTGTTGGCTGATTCTGTTTCGCATTTGCTTCTTAGGGACAAAGTGAACTTCAAACCATCTTTGGATCTGAATCCTTTATAA